A region of Salvelinus alpinus chromosome 24, SLU_Salpinus.1, whole genome shotgun sequence DNA encodes the following proteins:
- the puraa gene encoding purine-rich element binding protein Aa — protein MADRDSGSEQGGAATGPGVGSMHPVTGGAGSASGLQHETQELASKRVDIQNKRFYLDVKQNAKGRFLKIAEVGAGGNKSRLTLSMSVAVEFRDYLGDFIEHYAQLGPSNPDIAQDEPRRALKSEFLVRENRKYYMDLKENQRGRFLRIRQTVNRGPGLGSTQGQTIALPAQGLIEFRDALAKLIDDYGVDDEPAELPEGTSLTVDNKRFFFDVGSNKYGVFMRVSEVKPTYRNSITVPYKVWSKFGNTFCKYAEEMKKIQEKQREKRACEMQQQEEMHADDADED, from the coding sequence aTGGCGGACAGAGACAGTGGAAGTGAGCAGGGAGGAGCAGCCACGGGCCCGGGCGTCGGTTCCATGCACCCAGTGACAGGAGGGGCGGGCTCGGCTTCCGGGCTGCAACACGAGACGCAAGAGCTGGCGTCGAAACGGGTTGACATTCAAAATAAACGTTTCTATCTGGACGTGAAGCAGAACGCAAAAGGCCGCTTCTTAAAGATAGCTGAAGTCGGGGCCGGGGGAAACAAGAGCCGCCTCACTCTCTCCATGTCAGTGGCAGTCGAGTTCCGTGACTACTTAGGGGACTTCATCGAACATTATGCCCAATTAGGTCCTAGCAATCCGGACATCGCACAGGATGAGCCGAGGCGAGCACTTAAAAGCGAATTCTTGGTCCGGGAAAATCGGAAGTACTACATGGATCTGAAAGAGAACCAGAGAGGCCGGTTTCTGAGGATTCGACAGACCGTGAACCGGGGGCCCGGTTTGGGATCCACGCAAGGCCAGACAATTGCACTGCCTGCCCAGGGACTTATTGAGTTTCGTGACGCTTTGGCAAAACTCATTGACGACTACGGAGTAGATGACGAACCTGCGGAGTTGCCAGAGGGGACCTCCTTGACAGTCGACAACAAACGCTTTTTCTTCGACGTGGGCTCCAATAAATACGGAGTGTTCATGAGGGTAAGCGAGGTGAAGCCAACATACCGCAACTCTATCACCGTGCCCTACAAAGTGTGGTCCAAATTTGGAAATACGTTCTGTAAATACGCGGAGGAGATGAAGAAGATCCAGGAGAAACAGCGGGAGAAAAGGGCATGTGAAATGCAGCAACAAGAGGAGATGCATGCTGATGATGCAGACGAGGATTGA